The genomic region TCTTATCAAGCCACGAGAAAGTCAATGTTATCATATTCTTGATGTAGACTTTGTATTTGACATGCTCAACAGTCTAGCTATAGAAGAAGACTCCTAATTACTTTTGAGAAGGCAGGGTTACATCCCCTGTCTTGCTATCAACCACTATAGCATGTCGCAAATAGGCATAATAAGTTTTATAAGGATAGTTATCGCGACAAATATAGTAGTATCTACCACTTTTTAAAAGATAATCCCTAAAGATACCTTTATCAGCGGGATATTGACGCACCTGGTTGCGTATATCATAAGTTAAACCTATATGAGGTTTAGCCAATTCATATGCTTCTTCAGGACTTATATTAACATCCGCTACCTCACGAAACCCCGCTTCCGCAGTACCAATAAAGAGGACTTCATGAAAAATACTTGGCCTACTTATCCAAACACCACAGGTAGTCAACACAAAAATAAAGGGAGCCAATAACAATAATGCTATTTGTTTCATGACACTAAGTATAACATATATTTTTTATTAAATATCTATTAATAGGGTAATTAGCCCTTTAACTTAATACGCAAGTAGTATATAGTTCGGATTGTGTTTATAGAGTTAAGTATTATTTTTCCAGTATCCTTGTCGTTTTTAATTGTCCCAATTACTAATCATCAGCGTATATGGTCTAAGGTATTACTTTGTTTATTAAACAAAAATTTTATCCCGGGAATACCGGTAAGAAGGAGTAGCAATGTCTACAAAGTTATATGTTGGTAACATGAATTTTAAAGTAGTTGAGGATGATTTAGGCGAATTATTTGCCCAATATGGTGATGTTGAAAACGTTAAGATTATCACAGACCGAGAAACATACCGATCAAAAGGTTTTGGTTTCGTAGAAATGGCTCAGCAAGAAGAAGCTGAAAAAGCAATCCAAGAGCTTAATGAAGCAGAATGGATGGACAGAAAATTGGTTGTTAACCTTGCTCGTGAAAAGAACGATCGACCAAGAAACAACAACTACAGATATTAATCAATATTGGTTAAACAGTAAGGAACAGCCGGACGTATCCGGCTGTTTTTTTATATAACGATGTCTTTATCCGTGATCGGTTCCCAAAAGCTTTTAGAGATATCAATGGTTTGACCAATCTGAAACCGTTTCCATGCATTAAATGTACGTTCAATATGTTTTATATGACCAAACAAATGAAGGGCATACGTCTTAAGAACAATATCAAGAGTCATTTTGCCAACTTCAGGATGGATGACATATTTATCCCAATCTTCCTCTTTCCTTTTATTTAAGAAATCAAGTAAATATTTGCGGTAAGTATCCATCAGATTAAGAGCTGTATCTAAGTCTGTATTCATATAATCCAATCTCAGACCCCACACAGTTTCATCATAAACAGGAATGGTAGCACCAGGTTCTGCTACTGTTTTACGAAAGCGAAGGTATCCATTAAGATCTGCATCAACAGCATGAATGGCAATCTCCTGAATACTCCATCGATCCGGTCCTGGCTGGTATATCATAGCTTCTTCAGGTATGGACGCCAGTAACTGTCTAAGGCGAAAAGGTCCTTCTTTGTATAATTGCAAATAAGTATCCCTATCACTCATTAACATGACCTCCTATATTACAATATAACTCATGATATAACCTTATAGGATTAACTGACTAGTAGAACTATCCCTATATGCTCAATATTAATCCATTGTCTCTGCACGGAAGGCTTGAATCGGAAATCCATAATTTGAAATTAACATAGTAGCTATTGCTTGATCTATGGTAGACCAATTAATGAACTCATCATGGCCTTCAACTAAATAATGAATTGGTGTACGCCCCCTTCCAATATCTGTGGAATTAAGATCACCGTATTCATAAAATTCCTTAACTATTCCAGATTCTACTTTTAAAAGGTAGTTTGGTTGCTTTTCATTCAATAGACCTCTTTCAATTAAGATATAATAGTTATCCTTCATGCTGATAGTATCTACATAATAGTCAGAAGACCTCTTGGATTCTTGACTCCACAAAGCTTTACCAGAACCTAGGTCCAACATAATTAATCGATCTCCCAATAGAAGGGGATGATACCTGGAAATCGATTGATAGAAAGTCGAAGCATAAGGATAAGCTTTAATAAGGGAATTGGGTATATTATATGGAAAAGGAAGGAATGGACGATTATAAATTCTCGACCAGTTAAAACTTTCCTTTTCTCCTAAAGTGTAAGTCCAAAGTAATTCTCCTTCCAGTGAATAGGCATTCAGACAATTTTTATCTCTTTCATTAACCATGGGAATAACAATAGAATCCTTTGTTAACAAAGTAGGATATAGAAGCGATTGGTAGTATTCTTCAGTAAAAAAAAAGGTTGAACTCTTTATATAAGGACTCAAATGATAACTTACTGTGTTAGATAATTGAAATAGAATCTTTTTTTCACCTGCCCAAGAGGATTGGTTAATCTCAATATGATCATTATTAAAGTAGAGCCATATCAAATGATCATCATGGATAAAAACTGGAGAAGAACAATTCTCCTGCCACATAGCTCCATCAGACTTGGAATAAACATAAAAAGACTGTAACTGTCCATTATGTAACAATAGGTATTCGTCATTTTGTAAGACTAAAGCAACCTGAGGAGGACTATATTCTGACCATAGGATACGGCCATCTTTTCTATCTAGACAATACAAAGAAGGAACGGTCTCATCATATGCCTGTTTATTATGAATATAAATATGGGAAGTATCACTTATGGAATAGAAATAGTCTTGTGTCACCCCCACAGGAAGAGAAGTTTCCCATAATAAAACTCCATCTTCAATATTTAAAGCAACCTGCTGTCTAGCTAACTCTCCATGACTGTCTACTGGATTCGTAATGGGAAAACAAACTATTCCATTCTTTGCTTCATAAGCTGATATGGGAACAGCCACGTTATCTAGATAAGGTGTTGAATCTAAAAGAACATTCTGCCAAAGGATCTCATTATTATTAATCCGCTGGACACTTATTTTATTATGATCTCTATTGGGATTAGTCATCCAGCGAATAATAGAATTATCTTCCAA from Spirochaeta cellobiosiphila DSM 17781 harbors:
- a CDS encoding RNA recognition motif domain-containing protein, with the translated sequence MSTKLYVGNMNFKVVEDDLGELFAQYGDVENVKIITDRETYRSKGFGFVEMAQQEEAEKAIQELNEAEWMDRKLVVNLAREKNDRPRNNNYRY
- a CDS encoding DinB family protein; translation: MSDRDTYLQLYKEGPFRLRQLLASIPEEAMIYQPGPDRWSIQEIAIHAVDADLNGYLRFRKTVAEPGATIPVYDETVWGLRLDYMNTDLDTALNLMDTYRKYLLDFLNKRKEEDWDKYVIHPEVGKMTLDIVLKTYALHLFGHIKHIERTFNAWKRFQIGQTIDISKSFWEPITDKDIVI
- a CDS encoding PQQ-binding-like beta-propeller repeat protein, with the protein product MISVYKIKLHFLGCIIILLLAHPLYGDDTFREIKLEDNSIIRWMTNPNRDHNKISVQRINNNEILWQNVLLDSTPYLDNVAVPISAYEAKNGIVCFPITNPVDSHGELARQQVALNIEDGVLLWETSLPVGVTQDYFYSISDTSHIYIHNKQAYDETVPSLYCLDRKDGRILWSEYSPPQVALVLQNDEYLLLHNGQLQSFYVYSKSDGAMWQENCSSPVFIHDDHLIWLYFNNDHIEINQSSWAGEKKILFQLSNTVSYHLSPYIKSSTFFFTEEYYQSLLYPTLLTKDSIVIPMVNERDKNCLNAYSLEGELLWTYTLGEKESFNWSRIYNRPFLPFPYNIPNSLIKAYPYASTFYQSISRYHPLLLGDRLIMLDLGSGKALWSQESKRSSDYYVDTISMKDNYYILIERGLLNEKQPNYLLKVESGIVKEFYEYGDLNSTDIGRGRTPIHYLVEGHDEFINWSTIDQAIATMLISNYGFPIQAFRAETMD